From Carettochelys insculpta isolate YL-2023 chromosome 22, ASM3395843v1, whole genome shotgun sequence, one genomic window encodes:
- the LOC142025221 gene encoding adenosine deaminase domain-containing protein 2-like, which translates to MDIQQGCRQTFELVALGAGDTCYSGWMQFSGQRLHDMHGLVMARRALQRYLYKQLLLWSKLEKSAKREKSIFQPAVSGGLLALKPKVFVHLYLSRAPAGASEYFPILFPGRRPSVGLSVHTKDQLMPVHSCRPSVLAARICCASGSDKLSRWSVLGLQGALLSHFLEPLYLSSVILADPDPTRAALNWVVNERLQLGPDAGLPAPYAQHQVGFFLGPSISCLSSSTDSHWLSLNWCRGDAAVERVDGATGLAVPRNPAPEGQVCLSRICKVAMLRYFRNMAQEMNRTDLLALPTYHQAKAQAASYQSAKGQLFAHLASLGLGKWPQKHLVDNFAG; encoded by the exons ATGGACATCCAGCAGGGTTGCAGGCAGACGTTTGAGCTGGTGGCACTGGGCGCCGGTGATACCTGCTACAGTGGCTGGATGCAGTTCAGTGGTCAGCGGCTCCATGACATGCATGGCCTGGTGATGGCTCGCCGGGCGCTGCAGAG GTACCTGTacaaacagctgctgctgtggagcaAGCTGGAGAAGTCGGCAAAGCGGGAGAAAAGCATCTTCCAGCCTGCGGTGAGTGGGGGACTGTTGGCGCTCAAGCCCAAGGTCTTTGTGCACCTCTACCTGAGCCGCGCACCTGCGGGGGCCTCCGAGTACTTCCC CATCCTGTTCCCTGGGAGGAGACCCTCAGTCGGCCTCTCCGTCCACACCAAGGACCAGCTGATGCCCGTTCACAGCTGCCGCCCCAGCGTGCTGGCTGCACGCATCTGTTGTGCCTCTGGCAGTGACAAGCTGAGCCGCTGGAGCGTGCTGGGCCTGCAGGGGGCGCTCCTCAGCCACTTCCTGGAGCCGCTGTACCTCTCCAGTGTCATCCTAG cgGACCCTGACCCCACCCGAGCAGCCTTGAACTGGGTTGTCAATGAGCGGCTGCAGCTGGGCCCCGACGCTGGCCTGCCAGCCCCCTACGCCCAGCACCAGGTCGGCTTCTTCTTAGGACCCAGCATCAGCTGCCTCAGCTCTAGCACTGACAGCCACTGGCTCAGCCTCAACTGGTGCCGTGGGGATGCTGCGGTGGAGCGGGTGGATGGTGCCACGGGGCTGGCTGTGCCAAG AAACCCTGCCCCGGAGGGCCAGGTGTGCCTCAGCCGGATCTGCAAAGTTGCCATGCTGCGCTACTTCCGCAACATGGCGCAGGAGATGAACAGGACTGACCTGCTGGCGCTGCCCACTTACCACCAAGCCAAG GCCCAGGCGGCATCTTACCAGAGCGCCAAGGGACAGCTCTTTGCTCACCTGGCCTCCCTAGGACTTGGCAAATGGCCTCAGAAGCATCTGGTAGACAACTTTGCTGGCTAG